The Desulfatitalea tepidiphila genome window below encodes:
- a CDS encoding aspartate/glutamate racemase family protein: MKKIGIVGGIGPESTVDYYKMIIGAFHARQAVMGYPEILIYSIDLTALTRWVEAGELERLADWLLEKVVALHRAGAEFAVIASNTPHVVFDAIRSRSPLPMLSIVEETCKTAQQRGLKRLGLLGTRFTMESDFYNKAFADKQMTLFVPDREERELIHHRLFSEIELGIFKDSTRQELLAIIEKLMERHSIEAVILGCTELPLILTKDKFGIPFLNTTAIHAESIVKFCL; this comes from the coding sequence ATGAAAAAGATTGGAATTGTCGGCGGCATCGGGCCGGAATCCACGGTCGACTACTATAAAATGATTATCGGCGCTTTCCATGCGCGTCAAGCCGTGATGGGCTACCCGGAAATCCTCATCTACAGTATCGATCTCACCGCGCTGACCAGATGGGTTGAGGCCGGCGAGTTGGAGCGCCTCGCCGATTGGCTTCTGGAAAAGGTGGTCGCCCTGCATCGCGCCGGCGCCGAATTCGCCGTGATCGCGTCCAATACGCCCCATGTGGTTTTCGATGCCATTCGGTCCAGGTCCCCACTGCCCATGTTGAGCATCGTGGAAGAAACCTGTAAAACAGCCCAGCAAAGAGGTCTTAAGCGACTCGGGCTCTTGGGCACAAGGTTCACGATGGAATCGGATTTTTACAACAAGGCCTTTGCCGACAAGCAGATGACGTTGTTCGTGCCAGACAGGGAGGAGCGGGAGCTCATTCATCATCGGCTTTTTTCTGAAATCGAACTGGGCATTTTCAAAGATTCGACCCGGCAGGAGTTGCTGGCGATCATAGAAAAATTGATGGAGCGGCATTCCATCGAAGCCGTGATTTTAGGCTGTACGGAGCTCCCTTTGATCCTCACGAAAGACAAATTTGGCATCCCTTTTCTCAACACGACCGCCATCCATGCGGAAAGCATCGTGAAGTTTTGTCTTTAA
- a CDS encoding C-GCAxxG-C-C family protein codes for MLYAFREEGELADDIALKIACGFGAGMARKEELCGAISGGILVLGLRYGRGVNDDRSATEVTYLKTRALMDLFSKKHGTFMCRELLNGCELTTEEGQKYFRENELLKKTCIPCVQSVVEILERIL; via the coding sequence ATTCTCTATGCTTTCCGGGAAGAAGGCGAATTGGCGGACGACATTGCTCTAAAGATTGCGTGTGGCTTTGGTGCAGGTATGGCTCGAAAAGAGGAGCTTTGTGGCGCTATTTCGGGAGGCATCCTGGTTTTGGGATTGCGATATGGCAGGGGCGTCAACGATGATCGTTCCGCAACGGAGGTGACCTACTTAAAAACAAGAGCGCTCATGGATCTTTTTTCCAAGAAGCATGGTACGTTTATGTGCCGAGAATTGCTCAACGGTTGTGAACTGACTACGGAAGAAGGGCAGAAATATTTCAGAGAGAACGAGCTTCTCAAGAAGACCTGCATCCCATGCGTCCAGAGTGTGGTTGAGATCCTTGAGCGCATCCTGTAA
- a CDS encoding GNAT family N-acetyltransferase, protein MDVDHSNLEDFDAWLSLALEVEPLFGPMAHERAFKEALMQAISEGRAFCIRSDQVEKESSLKGGIIISRESNEIAWFAVSKPYRGTGVGRQLLEFAVGQLNPQESIVVETFDASVPEGMAARKLYMDFGFTDNQDGGLNPAGIPTVIMKRAAFEKGDA, encoded by the coding sequence ATGGATGTTGATCATTCAAATTTAGAGGATTTTGACGCATGGCTTTCTCTTGCATTGGAAGTCGAACCGTTGTTCGGCCCTATGGCACATGAAAGAGCCTTCAAGGAGGCTTTAATGCAAGCCATATCAGAAGGCAGAGCATTTTGCATACGGTCAGACCAGGTTGAAAAAGAGAGCAGTTTAAAAGGTGGCATTATTATTTCAAGGGAGTCAAACGAAATTGCATGGTTTGCCGTTTCAAAACCCTACCGTGGAACGGGGGTCGGCAGGCAACTGCTTGAATTCGCAGTTGGCCAGTTGAACCCTCAGGAAAGTATCGTTGTCGAGACATTTGATGCATCGGTTCCTGAAGGAATGGCTGCAAGAAAGCTGTATATGGATTTTGGCTTTACTGACAATCAAGATGGCGGGCTCAATCCGGCAGGAATACCCACCGTAATCATGAAGCGGGCTGCATTTGAAAAGGGTGATGCATAA
- a CDS encoding hemerythrin domain-containing protein has protein sequence MQARGPLMIEHRLIERMLSVIKGVLAKIESKQEVDPVFVDIAVDFIRVYADRTHHGKEEDIFFRELSKKALKPEDSQIMKELIEEHVFGRQTTKALVEANTRYRNGDQTALTDIAANLKTLTDFYPRHIDKEDKIFFPKSRAYFTDKEDQAILAEFREFDRKMIHDKYESLIEGFESQK, from the coding sequence ATGCAAGCACGAGGCCCTCTCATGATAGAGCACCGTTTGATTGAACGAATGCTTTCAGTCATCAAAGGAGTTTTAGCCAAAATCGAATCGAAACAAGAAGTAGATCCTGTGTTCGTGGATATAGCAGTTGATTTCATCAGGGTTTACGCCGACCGAACACATCACGGAAAGGAAGAGGATATTTTTTTCCGAGAGCTGAGTAAAAAAGCATTGAAACCAGAAGACAGCCAAATCATGAAAGAACTGATCGAGGAACATGTATTCGGTCGACAGACAACCAAAGCGCTTGTTGAAGCCAATACTCGCTACCGGAATGGTGACCAAACCGCCTTGACCGATATCGCAGCCAACCTTAAGACTTTAACCGATTTTTATCCCAGACATATCGATAAAGAAGATAAAATCTTTTTTCCAAAATCCAGAGCTTACTTTACCGATAAAGAGGATCAGGCGATCCTGGCAGAGTTCCGGGAGTTTGATCGGAAAATGATTCACGACAAATACGAATCATTGATCGAAGGATTTGAAAGCCAAAAATGA
- a CDS encoding lipocalin family protein, with protein sequence MKRLLIAAVTFLLLCGCLGYPATVKPVNGFELEKFLGRWYEIARFDHSFERGLEAVTAEYSAREDGGVRVQNRGFSVETNEWKESIGKAYFVENENIGYLRVSFFGPFYGSYVIFELDKQDYQYAFVTSSKQSYVWFLSRSPTVSKELKSHFKAVLREKGFDPNKLIWVNQK encoded by the coding sequence ATGAAACGGCTACTAATAGCAGCAGTCACGTTCCTACTACTATGCGGGTGTCTTGGGTATCCAGCGACCGTCAAGCCAGTGAACGGTTTTGAACTCGAAAAATTCCTTGGAAGGTGGTACGAAATCGCAAGATTCGATCATTCTTTCGAGAGAGGATTAGAAGCCGTCACAGCCGAATACAGTGCCCGAGAGGACGGTGGGGTGCGAGTCCAAAACAGGGGCTTTTCTGTGGAAACAAATGAATGGAAAGAATCGATTGGAAAAGCCTATTTTGTTGAAAACGAAAATATTGGATATCTCAGGGTTTCCTTCTTCGGTCCCTTTTATGGGTCCTACGTTATTTTCGAATTGGACAAGCAAGATTATCAATACGCATTTGTAACCAGTTCAAAACAGTCCTATGTGTGGTTTTTGTCACGCAGTCCCACCGTTTCAAAAGAGCTCAAGAGTCATTTCAAAGCTGTATTGAGAGAAAAGGGTTTTGACCCGAACAAACTGATATGGGTGAATCAAAAATAG
- a CDS encoding NAD-dependent epimerase/dehydratase family protein: MCEINRSKPVLVTGGTGYVASWIIKRLLEKGVCVNATVRDPSNSKKVDHLTSMANEYSGKLRLFQSDLLDIKSFERPMRDCELVIHTASPFFMTGIRNPEEELIRPAKEGTRNVLESANRNSTVKRIVLTSSVAAIYGDNADIELTQTGIFTEKYWNLTSSAEHQPYPYSKTIAEKEAWAIAKEQDQWDLLVINPGWILGPSLSKRKDSMSIQFMVQLGDGKYKMGVPELWNGIIDVRDVATAHIKAGFSPKASGRHIIVSREATLLELANMLRKHFGDTYPFPIRQVPKYLFWLIAPMHGLTRKYVAKNAAVHIKFDNSYSKKDLGMSYTPIEQTVIDHFQQIIDDGLLKQS, translated from the coding sequence ATGTGCGAAATCAATAGATCAAAACCGGTATTGGTTACCGGGGGAACTGGCTATGTCGCTTCCTGGATAATAAAAAGGCTGTTGGAAAAGGGAGTTTGCGTTAACGCAACTGTTCGAGACCCTTCGAATTCAAAAAAAGTCGATCATCTTACGTCCATGGCCAATGAATACTCAGGAAAATTGAGGCTGTTTCAATCGGACCTTTTGGATATCAAAAGCTTCGAACGACCGATGCGCGATTGCGAATTGGTGATTCATACTGCGTCCCCGTTTTTTATGACAGGAATTAGGAATCCGGAAGAAGAATTGATTCGGCCAGCAAAGGAAGGGACAAGGAATGTCCTTGAGTCCGCAAACAGAAATTCAACGGTGAAACGCATCGTACTCACCAGCAGCGTTGCGGCGATTTATGGTGATAACGCAGACATAGAGTTGACCCAAACGGGTATTTTCACTGAAAAATATTGGAACTTAACGAGCAGTGCTGAACACCAACCTTACCCTTACTCAAAGACGATTGCTGAGAAAGAGGCCTGGGCCATCGCCAAGGAGCAGGATCAATGGGATCTGTTGGTAATTAATCCGGGTTGGATTCTTGGACCATCTCTTTCGAAGAGAAAGGACTCAATGAGTATCCAGTTCATGGTTCAACTTGGCGATGGAAAATATAAAATGGGGGTTCCGGAATTGTGGAATGGGATTATTGATGTCCGCGATGTGGCGACAGCACACATTAAGGCAGGGTTCAGCCCAAAAGCAAGCGGGAGACACATCATTGTCAGTCGAGAAGCCACACTTCTGGAGCTTGCAAATATGTTGCGGAAGCATTTCGGGGATACATATCCATTCCCTATAAGGCAAGTTCCCAAATATTTATTCTGGCTCATAGCACCGATGCACGGCCTAACCCGGAAATATGTGGCCAAAAATGCTGCCGTCCATATAAAATTCGATAACTCATACAGCAAGAAAGATCTGGGAATGTCCTATACGCCTATTGAGCAAACAGTCATAGATCATTTCCAACAGATAATAGACGACGGTTTGCTTAAACAATCTTAA
- a CDS encoding c-type cytochrome, with protein sequence MVRILCVALIACAVALAAYAVITLYDETLQVGRIWETPAVKPHEQPIPVMANMSVPFTGGELLYRTADPDALQPGFSLTAPKAIAQGRQGYQYYCAQCHGQQFDGYGTVGQSFAPKPEDLRSARVQNLPVGRLFHEISYGIPNGRQPALATTIAVDERWQIVAFVKSLGVRE encoded by the coding sequence ATGGTTCGCATACTATGCGTCGCACTGATCGCTTGTGCCGTGGCCCTGGCCGCCTATGCCGTCATCACCCTGTACGACGAGACGCTCCAGGTGGGCCGCATCTGGGAAACACCGGCCGTCAAACCCCACGAACAGCCGATCCCGGTCATGGCCAACATGAGCGTGCCCTTCACCGGCGGAGAGTTGCTCTACCGCACCGCAGACCCCGACGCACTCCAGCCCGGTTTCAGCCTCACCGCCCCCAAGGCCATCGCCCAGGGCCGCCAGGGTTACCAGTACTACTGCGCCCAGTGCCACGGCCAGCAGTTCGACGGCTACGGGACAGTCGGCCAGAGTTTCGCCCCCAAGCCCGAAGATTTACGCAGCGCGCGCGTCCAGAACCTGCCCGTCGGCCGCCTCTTCCACGAAATCAGCTACGGCATCCCAAACGGCCGCCAGCCGGCCCTGGCCACCACCATCGCCGTGGACGAACGCTGGCAGATCGTTGCCTTTGTGAAGTCGCTGGGTGTGCGGGAGTGA
- a CDS encoding cbb3-type cytochrome oxidase assembly protein produces MYYPYFIAYIGIGLAISLGVFFWALKSGQFQDQQRARFLPLRDDLESPPSRTSRAHRVEVYGLFFLAVAGLAASAGVLLYALYLN; encoded by the coding sequence ATGTATTATCCTTATTTCATAGCCTACATCGGCATCGGACTGGCCATCAGCCTGGGGGTTTTTTTCTGGGCGCTGAAGAGCGGGCAGTTCCAGGACCAGCAGCGGGCGAGGTTTCTGCCGTTGCGCGACGATCTGGAGTCCCCGCCGTCCAGGACGTCCCGGGCCCACCGTGTGGAAGTGTACGGGCTTTTCTTCCTGGCCGTGGCCGGGCTGGCGGCCAGCGCGGGGGTGCTGCTCTACGCACTCTATTTGAACTGA
- a CDS encoding cbb3-type cytochrome c oxidase subunit II: MKMTPLAVVVGSVLILATIVFVVILLPYAHTSKTVPSEIFRQRSDPEAAGRELYIANGCVYCHSQSVRTIDWGLGAERIAQAGDYVADHPILLGSQRTGPDLSQAGGEHPDDWHWAHFANPRFTRPLSLMPPFAFLGELRTEELIRYIQSLGMKDADHRMARQDYWKAKAIAAYEAGPDANVQWLNENIPQGWRDVPNPYPTTDAGLARGHKIYQDFCIGCHGPVGDGMGPAQPWIYPPPLNFTILKNREISGGILYYQIMNGITGTAMPYFKRELESEKIWDVGNYVAVYFINQSDANAEPRGIDAAYEP; this comes from the coding sequence ATGAAGATGACCCCTCTTGCCGTTGTCGTCGGCAGTGTCCTGATATTGGCGACCATCGTCTTTGTCGTGATTCTCTTGCCCTATGCGCATACCAGCAAGACCGTGCCATCGGAGATTTTCCGGCAGCGCAGCGATCCTGAAGCGGCCGGCCGCGAGCTTTATATCGCCAACGGGTGCGTCTACTGCCACAGCCAGTCGGTCCGCACCATCGACTGGGGGTTGGGCGCCGAACGCATCGCCCAGGCCGGAGACTATGTGGCCGATCATCCCATACTGCTCGGCTCCCAGCGCACCGGGCCGGATCTTTCTCAGGCCGGCGGAGAACACCCGGACGACTGGCACTGGGCCCATTTCGCCAATCCGCGGTTCACTCGGCCCCTCTCCCTGATGCCGCCCTTCGCCTTTCTGGGCGAGCTCCGGACCGAGGAGCTGATCCGTTATATCCAGAGCCTGGGCATGAAGGATGCCGATCACCGCATGGCGCGCCAGGATTACTGGAAGGCCAAGGCCATCGCCGCTTACGAGGCCGGCCCGGACGCCAACGTGCAGTGGCTCAATGAGAACATTCCCCAGGGATGGCGGGACGTGCCCAACCCCTATCCCACCACCGACGCAGGGTTGGCCCGGGGTCACAAGATCTACCAGGATTTTTGCATCGGTTGCCACGGACCGGTGGGCGACGGCATGGGGCCGGCCCAGCCGTGGATCTACCCGCCGCCGCTCAACTTCACGATCCTCAAAAACCGGGAGATCAGCGGCGGTATACTCTACTATCAGATCATGAACGGCATCACCGGCACGGCCATGCCCTATTTCAAACGGGAGCTCGAATCGGAGAAGATCTGGGACGTTGGCAATTACGTGGCGGTCTATTTTATCAACCAGAGCGATGCCAACGCCGAACCGCGCGGCATCGATGCAGCCTATGAGCCATAA
- a CDS encoding cbb3-type cytochrome c oxidase subunit I, which produces MEAKPILKYPTATAFCLTSGFWMMVATFYGLLGATELMAPDLTANMGGIVFGRVRPTHVNLVLFGFVTPGLLGAAFYYIPRLLGTGLYSERLGVFTAVGWNAALVALVATLAMGMTQGREYAELVWSIDVVVVVAFLLIFFNFIMTVKQREEPILYVSVWYVLAGCILTACTYILGNVIWRPDSGALVGIPDAILLWFYGHNIFGLLLTPLSAGVAYYVIPRATRNPLYSHTLSLLGFWSLIVVYTHIGTHHLLQVPVPTWLKVVAIVDSVAMVIPVMAFLINIWYTAKGKLGEIHADIGAKFVFTGTIMYFFVSIQGSFMALPDVQRVTHFNNWVVAHAHIGVLGFAGMIALGGLYYTIPKLTGRPLFSRFLADFQYWMVLIGMVGFTIVLTIAGLIQGNAWLNGETVYRVLPEIHVYYVVRAGLGLMIFGSAVLGFYNIVRSVWVGSGAPS; this is translated from the coding sequence TTGGAAGCGAAACCGATCTTGAAATACCCGACGGCCACTGCATTTTGCCTGACCTCCGGGTTCTGGATGATGGTGGCGACCTTTTACGGGCTGCTCGGCGCCACCGAGCTGATGGCGCCCGACCTCACCGCCAATATGGGCGGCATCGTCTTCGGCCGGGTGCGGCCGACCCATGTCAACCTGGTGCTGTTCGGATTCGTGACCCCCGGCCTGCTGGGCGCGGCCTTCTACTACATTCCGCGCCTGCTGGGCACAGGGCTCTACAGCGAACGCCTGGGCGTCTTTACCGCCGTCGGCTGGAACGCGGCCCTGGTGGCTCTGGTGGCGACCCTGGCCATGGGCATGACCCAGGGGCGTGAATATGCCGAACTCGTGTGGTCCATCGACGTGGTCGTGGTGGTCGCCTTCCTGCTGATTTTTTTCAACTTCATCATGACCGTCAAGCAGCGCGAGGAGCCGATTCTTTACGTTTCGGTGTGGTACGTGTTGGCCGGCTGCATTCTCACGGCCTGCACCTACATTCTGGGCAATGTCATCTGGCGACCCGATAGCGGTGCCCTGGTGGGTATTCCCGACGCCATTCTGCTCTGGTTTTACGGCCACAACATATTCGGTCTGCTGCTGACGCCCCTGTCGGCCGGTGTGGCCTACTATGTCATCCCGCGGGCGACCCGCAATCCGCTATACAGCCATACCCTGTCGCTGCTCGGCTTCTGGTCCCTGATTGTGGTCTACACCCATATCGGCACCCACCACCTGCTGCAGGTGCCGGTGCCCACCTGGCTCAAGGTGGTGGCCATCGTGGACAGCGTCGCCATGGTGATACCGGTCATGGCTTTCCTCATCAACATCTGGTACACGGCAAAGGGGAAACTGGGCGAGATCCACGCCGACATCGGGGCCAAGTTCGTCTTCACCGGCACCATCATGTACTTCTTTGTCAGCATCCAGGGATCGTTCATGGCCCTGCCCGACGTACAGCGCGTCACCCACTTCAACAACTGGGTAGTGGCCCATGCCCACATCGGTGTCCTCGGCTTTGCCGGTATGATCGCCCTGGGCGGGCTTTACTACACGATCCCCAAACTGACCGGAAGGCCCCTGTTCAGCCGCTTTCTGGCCGATTTTCAATACTGGATGGTCCTGATCGGAATGGTGGGATTCACCATCGTGCTGACCATCGCCGGCCTGATTCAGGGCAATGCCTGGCTCAACGGCGAGACCGTCTACCGGGTGCTGCCAGAAATTCATGTCTATTATGTGGTGCGGGCCGGTTTGGGCCTGATGATTTTCGGCTCGGCCGTGCTGGGCTTTTACAATATCGTTCGATCCGTGTGGGTTGGAAGCGGAGCGCCGTCATGA
- a CDS encoding cytochrome c3 family protein: MEILITAISLLGLLTVAVLIGTKGHPMRFLTAFGDSVQVVWLNRGPLFWVACCVVLSLGFLFFYYASPATRVGAAQPIPFSHRLHAGHKAIDCRFCHSYVARSHHPGLPAVEKCLFCHNYIIANHPEIRKEHDYFNTNTPTPWVKVFYLPEHVLFNHQRHILKDIACESCHGEVREMDRLKGERFKMGFCIECHREKKANLDCWLGCHS, translated from the coding sequence ATGGAGATCCTGATCACCGCCATTTCCCTGCTCGGCCTGCTGACCGTCGCCGTCCTGATCGGCACCAAGGGGCATCCCATGCGCTTTCTGACCGCGTTCGGCGACAGCGTCCAAGTGGTCTGGCTCAACCGCGGGCCGCTCTTCTGGGTGGCCTGTTGCGTGGTGTTGTCCCTGGGCTTTCTCTTTTTCTACTACGCGTCGCCCGCCACCCGGGTCGGCGCCGCCCAGCCGATTCCGTTCAGCCATCGGCTGCATGCCGGCCACAAGGCCATCGACTGCCGCTTCTGCCACTCCTATGTGGCGCGCTCGCACCATCCCGGCCTGCCTGCCGTGGAAAAATGTCTTTTCTGTCACAATTACATCATTGCCAACCATCCGGAGATCCGGAAGGAGCATGATTATTTCAACACCAACACCCCCACGCCCTGGGTCAAGGTGTTCTATCTGCCCGAGCACGTGTTGTTCAACCATCAGCGCCATATCCTGAAGGATATCGCCTGCGAATCGTGCCATGGCGAGGTCAGGGAGATGGATCGGCTCAAGGGCGAGCGATTCAAGATGGGCTTCTGCATCGAGTGCCATCGGGAGAAGAAGGCCAACCTGGATTGCTGGCTGGGGTGTCATAGTTGA
- a CDS encoding DUF3341 domain-containing protein gives MPTDRASIMGIFDTEIQAASAIRGLRNTAYTLERVHSPIPSHEIAGAIEAPKSKVGWFTLAGGITGFFTGFLLAAFTSARWDMIVGGKPIVALVPFFIVGFEFTILFAVFGNVLGLISQARLPRFKQDEFYDPRFTGHKFGVLASCDASECKGLYRFFEAKGADIKTAEDVQGVPDQPPQGGPTP, from the coding sequence ATGCCGACTGATCGCGCTTCGATCATGGGGATCTTCGACACCGAGATCCAGGCTGCATCGGCCATCCGCGGGCTGCGCAACACGGCCTACACTCTGGAGCGGGTGCACAGCCCCATCCCCAGCCACGAGATCGCCGGGGCCATTGAGGCGCCCAAGAGCAAGGTGGGCTGGTTCACCCTGGCCGGCGGCATCACCGGGTTTTTCACCGGATTTCTGCTGGCCGCTTTCACGTCCGCGCGCTGGGACATGATCGTGGGCGGCAAGCCTATCGTGGCCCTGGTGCCATTTTTCATCGTGGGCTTCGAGTTCACCATTCTCTTCGCTGTCTTCGGCAATGTCCTGGGGTTGATCTCCCAGGCGCGTCTGCCACGCTTCAAGCAGGACGAGTTTTACGATCCTCGCTTTACCGGCCACAAATTCGGCGTCCTGGCCAGCTGTGACGCCAGTGAATGTAAGGGGCTGTATCGTTTTTTCGAAGCCAAGGGGGCCGACATCAAGACCGCCGAAGATGTACAGGGAGTGCCGGATCAACCGCCGCAAGGAGGGCCAACCCCATGA
- the nrfD gene encoding NrfD/PsrC family molybdoenzyme membrane anchor subunit, producing MTQTALTYQSIDDTVIDTLAPPGRNYWVVVALLFCGVLMGAACWLYQIFTGIGVGGQNNPVHWGTYLINFVFWVGIAHSGTLISAILHLFRAGWRNPIARAAETMTVFAVCTAGLYPFIHLGRVWMVYYMLPIPNQRTLWPNFQSPLMFDVVAISTYLTVSSLFWYTGMLPDLAAIRDRATGVRRKIFAIISLGWTGEYEQWRHYTRGYLFFAALATPLVISVHSVVSWDFALGVVPGWHTTIFAPYFVAGAIHSGLAMVLTLMIPLRKIFHYEKIITVRVLESVAKTIVFTGLIVGFAYGTEVFIAWYSHNIVEMETFRWRMFGDYAVEYWIMVICNTVIPLLFLIKPIRTHIKWLFVISIFVNIGMWYERFVIIIGSVAHDFLPYAWGLYRPTLVEFGIMIGSFCLFFFLFVLFVKHLPSVSMTEMKETLHEGGAHAD from the coding sequence ATGACCCAAACCGCACTCACCTATCAGTCCATCGACGACACCGTCATCGATACCCTGGCGCCGCCGGGCCGCAACTACTGGGTGGTCGTGGCGCTGCTGTTCTGCGGCGTGCTCATGGGCGCCGCCTGCTGGCTCTACCAGATCTTCACGGGCATCGGCGTCGGCGGCCAGAACAACCCGGTTCACTGGGGCACCTACCTGATCAACTTCGTCTTCTGGGTCGGAATCGCTCACTCCGGCACTCTCATCTCCGCGATCCTGCATCTGTTCCGCGCCGGGTGGCGCAATCCCATCGCCCGCGCCGCCGAAACCATGACCGTCTTCGCCGTCTGCACGGCCGGCCTCTATCCGTTTATCCACCTGGGCCGGGTGTGGATGGTCTACTACATGCTCCCCATTCCCAATCAGCGCACTTTGTGGCCCAACTTCCAATCGCCGCTCATGTTCGACGTGGTGGCCATCAGCACCTACCTGACCGTGAGCTCGCTCTTCTGGTACACCGGCATGCTGCCCGATCTGGCCGCCATTCGCGATCGGGCCACGGGCGTGCGCCGTAAGATCTTCGCCATCATCTCCCTGGGCTGGACCGGCGAGTACGAGCAGTGGCGCCACTACACCCGCGGCTATCTCTTCTTCGCGGCCCTGGCCACACCCCTGGTCATCTCGGTGCACAGCGTGGTGTCTTGGGACTTCGCTCTGGGCGTGGTGCCCGGCTGGCACACCACGATCTTCGCACCCTACTTCGTTGCCGGGGCCATCCATTCGGGTCTGGCCATGGTGCTGACCCTGATGATCCCTTTGCGCAAGATCTTTCACTACGAGAAGATCATTACCGTGCGGGTTCTGGAAAGCGTAGCCAAAACCATCGTATTTACCGGTCTGATCGTGGGGTTCGCTTACGGCACCGAGGTATTCATCGCCTGGTACAGCCACAACATCGTGGAGATGGAGACCTTCCGATGGCGTATGTTCGGCGACTATGCGGTGGAGTATTGGATCATGGTGATCTGCAACACGGTCATTCCCCTGCTTTTCCTGATCAAGCCGATCCGCACCCATATCAAGTGGCTCTTCGTGATTTCAATCTTCGTCAATATCGGCATGTGGTACGAGCGCTTCGTGATCATCATCGGGTCCGTGGCCCACGATTTTCTTCCTTACGCCTGGGGCTTGTACCGGCCCACCCTGGTGGAGTTCGGCATCATGATCGGCAGCTTCTGCCTATTTTTCTTCCTCTTCGTCCTGTTCGTCAAACACCTGCCCTCGGTCTCCATGACCGAAATGAAAGAGACGCTGCATGAAGGAGGTGCCCATGCCGACTGA